Below is a window of Drosophila miranda strain MSH22 chromosome 3, D.miranda_PacBio2.1, whole genome shotgun sequence DNA.
CTTGTCATGTTGATGCATATCTCCGTCATACAGGACGGGTACTTGTTTCCTACAATGGATGCATTTGAAGCCAATCTACTGTCGTGGTTCCTATGATTTCTTACCGGTAATACACCAGAGAAGGTATATTGACAATTTCGTATTTCTTCGCTGCCTCTATGCTGGCTATCTTCACAAAGTCAATGCCAAACATGTCGGCCTCTCCATCGATCTCCTCCAGGTCCTCCAATATTTCCTCGCACTCAGcgcaatcatcatcatctgaCAGGATAGAAGACTTTAGATACGGGCCAGAATGAATTACTCCAGAATGAACTTACAAAAGAAAACCACCAAGAGGGTGGACTCGGCCATCAGGCGGTCCAGCATGCGCTCGTTGACCTCCTCGATTTCGTCGGCCAACTCGCGATTGTCGTCATCAATCAGCCACTCCAAGACCGATTGCTCATTCTGGAGGTCGCCCTCGAACAGCAGAGGATTGCCATTGCTTTTAATACAAAAAATGTTGGTTTCTTTACGCCAAGAGTTAAAGACTCCTGCTCACCGGAAATATACCAAGGCGGGGAAGGTTTTGATGGAATAGCGTTTGGCCAACTGCGGATCTTGGATCTTGACCATGTGTATGCCGAAGACATCGCATTCGTCGTCGATTAGCTCCAACCCCTCCAATATCTGGTCGCAGATGTTGCAGTTGATTTTGTCTACCGAAAAGAAAGCATTTATTTAGACATCCGCTTAAGATGAGTGTGCAACGTCCAACTGGTTAGTGACAAGCGAAAGAAGGGTTAGCGGTGTGTGAGGAGAGGCCGAAGAAAACGCCGTAAAAATAAGGTATTCGCGTCCAAACTAAATTCCAGCAAATTCCAACAGATTGGCAACGTCTTATCGTAAGTCATTTCTAGTGGACATTCAATTGTGCAAAAGAGAGACAAATTTAGTTTGGTCGTAATACGTTGGAAGCCTGGTTTTAGTATAGTAAAAAATAGTACAGTTCTTGGATAGAACATGGAACAGAGCTCCTGCTGATGGTTAGGCACGGTTAGAGCTCAATCGAACATGCGTTCGACTTCGAGTTGCGAGTCGCGTGATTTGTATTTTTACACATGGAATACGGGAATACCTTGTTTTTGGATACGTTTTCTTTTACGTGATATGTAGCTTTGTACGAATTGGCTGGATGAGTGTTTTGTAGTGGTAGTGGTGGTCAGGTTGCTTTCTTTAAGACTAGAGGGTGAACAGAAACTGCGACAGAAGGCGGGTTGCTTCCCCTTGCGCTCTGGCGGCACTGTTTTCGGTTgtggtttcggtttcgggtTTTTGTCAAGGATAGATACATATTTGTGGATATGTTTTGTGGATTGTGTgcgatgttttttttttgaggaCAGGGGGAATATAACAATTCAGAGTGTGTGAGAATATGAGACAGTGTTTGAAAAACAGttgatatgtatgtatatgatCAAATCGATATGTTTCGTTGTGGTGCTACTTACAGAAGTACACAGCCAGATATTGGGTCTCCTCCACCATGGTCTCGAGCATTTGCCGTGTAATGAGCTCGATGCGATCCTCGGTCTTCTGTGTGATCAGCCACTGCagcacctcctcctcctcgctgAGCTCACCTACGAAATACACCGTTTAGTATCGTTCAGATACTGATCTATATAGGTAGTACCCTCAAACACATTGGGTATGCCTCCCTCGAAGTAGACCAATGCCGGATACTCGTGGACGCCGTAGCCATCGGCCACAGAGAAGTCTCTGGTCTTCACAAACGTTATGCCGTGCTTGTCGCAGTCGTCGTCGATgttctccagctcctccaggACCTTGGTGCACTGCTCGCAGCCATCGGCATCTGGATGTCGGATCTATTGGCTGTTTTGGCTTATCTTCGATATGATTGATAGATTCTCAGTTTCGTTTGTCATAAATTATTCTAAATATATACCAGATAACTAGCGGGGTGGAGTATCTTCGCTTCGATTCATCAATAAGTCTAAAATTGATCAGCCAGGAGAGGCACTCTGAAGCCCCGACAGCCGCTAAGGGCATACGAAGTGGCTCTTGCCCTTGGCTTCACCGACTGCAAGAAGGAGATTTGTCATTGATTAGAGATTGTGTTGTATATTTAATTGACTCACTTGCTATCTGGAGGCCAAACATCAGGATGAATCCCACCAACGAGGAGACGAAGACCCGCCAGCCGGCATGGTTCTTGGCCACAATCTCGAAGAAGATCACATAGATCAGGGTGCCGCAGGCGAGGCTCTGAAGGATGCCCGATGACGTGCTCGGCTCGTTTGCACTGGATGTCTCGCTGACTGCAATCCCTATGCCCAATCCAATCGGCGTGACAATTGAGAAGACCAGCAAGTAAATGACAGCGATCAGCCACCGGGTGTGGGCCATCATAATCTCCATGCCAATGCAGAAGGCCAGCACAAGCTTGTGGACGGCAATGGCACCGCACATGAACCAGACCGTGTCCACGCTCATCTCCAGGCCAATGGCCATGCCGCCGAACAGCTCGTGTAGAGACAGAGCCACGATGATGCCCAGTCCACGCAGCCAGTTCGGCTCCTCTGGCTCCTGCTGTTCGACTACTAATTCCGCTTGAGGCTCCTGCTTCTGACCCTCCTCCACGACTTCTACAATCACCTTCACAGCCGGCCGCTTTCTCAGCTGCCTCCGCCGCACCACAAAGTGCATGGTCTCCTCGATGAAGTACATCAAGTAGAAGCCCGTACAGAGGAGCACCTCCGGCAGGCCGAATGGTGTGGGCACCAGCATCCTGCACTGCTGCAGAGCATTTACCAACTCAACGACCTCCGGCAGCATGTGTATGAAGGTAGTGGCTATGAGAACACCACCGCCAAAGTTGAGCAGGCAGAGCACAACCATAAGTTCGCGGGCATTTCCCTTGGAACGCTTCGTCCACTTGTAGAAGCGATCCAGGAGATAGGGCAGGAAGCAGAAGATTAGGGTAACCACCAGGAGAACCACAATGGCCACAATCTTGGCCACCATCAGCTGCTGGTCGGCCATATCGAGCGAGGTGAACTGAACTAACTAGCGAAGTGACCATTCAGGCACTTTTTATAGTCGGGGGTTGGCCTACTTGATATCTAGATAGAGATATCAGCAAATTGCCAAATACTCGAATTAAGTTCTTAGAGCTCCGACTTGGGGTGGATATCGGGTGGAAAGAGCTTGCGAAAATTGAAATCATTGGGCTTTGTGGCAAGTAATTCTGAAGATGGATGAGCATTTTGTCGGGGGTTTGCGATCTGAACTTTATGAAATGATATCTTCATTTTGCCAGCTGAAAATCTATGTAAATAGGTAATTTCCATTACCCGTATGAACTTTCTACCGCTTGGTAGAGCTTGTTGGGCGCGTTTCTGGCGGGGCCTTGAGGTATCAAAGGTAGTTGCCGAACTGAAAATTCAGCTCGTGCTaattgtattttgtttttttgtagaCAGGCAAAGCTGTTGGGTGTGTCTGGGAATCCAAATGCTATCGTGAGGAGAGGGCTTCAGTTCTCCCTGATAACCTCAGAAATTATTTTCAGCTCTTTCTTTGTTGCCAAAGGCCCACATGACACCacttgtggtttttttttagtgCTCAGTGCGGACATACGAGTATGTTCCTGGGAGTAAGGTGGGGGTTATTAAAAGTGATGGTGGGTGTATGTAATATCATCCAATATTTTATTAATTACATTAATCCATAATGGTTTTACTGTAAAAATTATCATTGGCATTTATTCAACAATATTATCGCATTTTAATTTAAAGTAATTACTATGACTTGAgtgttttctgttttatttGATTCTCCTTTAAGTACACAAATGAATTTCGAAGACAAATGATGTGACGGATGATATGCATATGATTGTGGATGGATATGTTGATATATCGACGTATATCAGAGTTTATCAAAGTTGTTCGCAAACTGTCCCAAAAGATATTGGAAAGTATCCAAAGCATCGTCTTTACTTGGGGCAACTTGTGGCagagtcccagtcccagtccagTCGTGGCCCAGGCACAGTCGTTTGTATCGGCGTCTAGTTTAGACGATCGGATGATAGATCAATAAACATATAcatccgtgtgtgtgtgtgattgtAAGagtgtggtggtggtggtagtggtggtggtggtaaTATTCGATGTTCATTCCAGGTTTGATTCGCTCTCGTCCCGAAGCCCCTCCTTGATATCAGATCGTAGAACGTGTTTCAGTACTTGCTCCCGATGTCCCCCAGTGCTCTCTTAGCCAAACCGCTCAAGACTGCTTGGGGTGCTGCACGGGTGGCGGCGGTGCTGGCTTGAAGCACTGCAGCAGGAAGGCCGTGTAGATGACAAAGGCCAGCGCCAGGGCGATCAGGGCATACATAAAGATGTTCAGCTCAGGCTGGCGGAAGCGGTTCTTGCGCAGCCACTCCAGCACCTCGTCCTCGGATAGTAGATCACCTGAAAGATGGCAGGCTCTCAGTGAGGGTTCCCAGATCTCTCCTAGAACCACTGACTCACCTCTGTATATGCTGGGGAAGCGGCGACGGAAGTAGACCATTGCTGGCAGCTTTGTGACGCCCCATTTCTTGGCATAACGCGAGTCGGCCATTTTCACAAACGTAATATCCAGATTATCCGTCTCGCTGTCGATATTCTCCAGCTTCTCCAGCGAGGCGATGCTGTCCGGATGATTGTGCTCATCTAAGTGGAGGGGTTTTTGGGGCAAGTTAGGGGAGAATGTATTGAGAGCAGAGCTGTCTGTTTGCACTTACAGAAGAACACCGACAGGAATTCATTCTCTTCGAGCAGCTTGTCCAGCATTTTTCGGTTGACTTCTTCTATTTCGTTCTTGATTTCGAACACATCTTGTGAGGTAAGCCATGTGATGACCTTGTCATGTTGATGCATATCTCCGTCATACAGGACGGGTACTTGTTTCCTACAATGGATGCATTTGAAGCCAATCTACTGTCGTGGTTCCTATGATTTCTTACCGGTAATACACCAGAGAAGGTATATTGACAATTTCGTATTTCTTCGCTGCCTCTATGCTGGCTATCTTCACAAAGTCAATGCCAAACATGTCGGCCTCTCCATCGATCTCCTCCAGGTCCTCCAATATTTCCTCGCACTCAGcgcaatcatcatcatctgaCAGGATAGAAGACTTTAGATACGGGCCAGAATGAATTACTCCAGAATGAACTTACAAAAGAAAACCACCAAGAGGGTGGACTCGGCCATCAGGCGGTCCAGCATGCGCTCGTTGACCTCCTCGATTTCGTCGGCCAACTCGCGATTGTCGTCATCAATCAGCCACTCCAAGACCGATTGCTCATTCTGGAGGTCGCCCTCGAACAGCAGAGGATTGCCATTGCTTTTAATACAAAAAATGTTGGTTTCTTTACGCCAAGAGTTAAAGACTCCTGCTCACCGGAAATATACCAAGGCGGGGAAGGTTTTGATGGAATAGCGTTTGGCCAACTGCGGATCTTGGATCTTGACCATGTGTATGCCGAAGACATCGCATTCGTCGTCGATTAGCTCCAACCCCTCCAATATCTGGTCGCAGATGTTGCAGTTGATTTTGTCTACCGAAAAGAAAGCATTTATTTAGACATCCGCTTAAGATGAGTGTGCAACGTCCAACTGGTTAGTGACAAGCGAAAGAAGGGTTAGCGGTGTGTGAGGAGAGGCCGAAGAAAACGCCGTAAAAATAAGGTATTCGCGTCCAAACTAAATTCCAGCAAATTCCAACAGATTGGCAACGTCTTATCGTAAGTCATTTCTAGTGGACATTCAATTGTGCAAAAGAGAGACAAATTTAGTTTGGTCGTAATACGTTGGAAGCCTGGTTTTAGTATAGTAAAAAATAGTACAGTTCTTGGATAGAACATGGAACAGAGCTCCTGCTGATGGTTAGGCACGGTTAGAGCTCAATCGAACATGCGTTCGACTTCGAGTTGCGAGTCGCGTGATTTGTATTTTTACACATGGAATACGGGAATACCTTGTTTTTGGATACGTTTTCTTTTACGTGATATGTAGCTTTGTACGAATTGGCTGGATGAGTGTTTTGTAGTGGTAGTGGTGGTCAGGTTGCTTTCTTTAAGACTAGAGGGTGAACAGAAACTGCGACAGAAGGCGGGTTGCTTCCCCTTGCGCTCTGGCGGCACTGTTTTCGGTTgtggtttcggtttcgggtTTTTGTCAAGGATAGATACATATTTTTGGATATGTTTTGTGGATTGTGTgcgatgttttttttttgaggaCAGGGGGGAATATAACAATTCAGAGTGTGTGAGAATATGAGACAGTGTTTGAAAAACAGttgatatgtatgtatatgatCAAATCGATATGTTTCGTTGTGGTGCTACTTACAGAAGTACACAGCCAGATATTGGGTCTCCTCCACCATGGTCTCGAGCATTTGCCGTGTAATGAGCTCGATGCGATCCTCGGTCTTCTGTGTGATCAGCCACTGCagcacctcctcctcctcgctgAGCTCACCTACGAAATACACCGTTTAGTATCGTTCAGATACTGATCTATATAGGTAGTACCCTCAAACACATTGGGTATGCCTCCCTCGAAGTAGACCAATGCCGGATACTCGTGGACGCCGTAGCCATCGGCCACAGAGAAGTCTCTGGTCTTCACAAACGTTATGCCGTGCTTGTCGCAGTCGTCGTCGATgttctccagctcctccaggACCTTGGTGCACTGCTCGCAGCCATCGGCATCTGGATGTCGCAGTCGGATTTCAAATAAACACATTACATTACTCAACAAGGACTGCACACGAGGTCGGGGCTAGGACAACATACTATGGGCAAGCACTACACATAAACTAAGGCACAGCAAAAGTTGACGGGGAGCGTGAGAAGTTGTTGGGAGAACTTGTCTTCTTTGAGAGTTTTACGAGTATATATAGTACAGTACACAATACAAAGCGGAGAAACAGCACAGCTAAAGACGAAAGATATAGGGTTTCGGGTATGACAGATAGAGAGGggacgagagagagagagatatagtTCTGGCAAAGGCAATAAAAACAGTAAGATAAGTAACGCCCATACATTTCAATTGTTCTATGTAGCGGGGTTTTTGAAGCCACGAATGCATGAGAGTACGTGTGCCTGCATACGAGTATGCATACAGCCAAGTCTCAGACGGCGGCTCTCTCAAGTCGCATACGAGAGAGCGGCTAGCTTTTGAGCGCTCTCTTATAGCTTTTCGAAAGCAGTTTAAGAGACGAGACCCTGGAGCCACTTTCAAAATTTCGTTCCGAAAAATTGTATGGGCGTTACTTATCTTACTGTTGTACTGTCTTTGGTTCTGGGTAGAGTTACATTCGCAGTACAAAGTGGAGGAGGTGGTGCGTGTGGTGTGGTGCGGATGGGTTGCGGTTTCTGTGGGTTTCTGGAGGTTTctgggtggtggtggtggtggttaTGTGGTTAAACATTCTTGGACTCATTCCAGTTGCACGATCTATACAGAAAGGTGCGCTACCATCTTCATGCTTGCCAGCTGATGAATCCGTTGatgcagccgccgctgccgaCCCATCTGCCCCACCAGCAGCCGCCTCGCCAGCATCTGTTTCGCCGCCGAAGGCGGCAGCAGCACTGGCAGCTCCACCCTCCTGCTGATGCTGTTCGCGTTCCTTTTTCAGTCGGGCCTTGCGGGCCGCTTTCGAGGTGCAAATGTcgcattttgttttgttccCTAAATTCATTTCGGTATTTGGTTGGTTGTTGGTTGGTTTTGAGCAATTTTTGTGTGGTTTTGGTTTGATTTTTCAGAGAGATCATATTCGTAAATAGAAATATAAATAAAGTCTTGATTGGTTAGATACACAGAGCGCGATAAGTGGCTTAAACTAGGTTGAAGACTAAAATGTTAACTACAATTACACAGAGCTCGCTGCAAACTTTTTGCGCAAAAGCGTGATTTTCAATCCCTCAAAGTACGCACTACACACACTTCACGAAATGTGACAAAATATTAGTTATTTCTGTTGACGATCGACATAAACATTGAAGATGTGCATCTAGACAATATTTAAAATGAATTTCGAATTTGACATTGTACTTTGTGAGAATTGATCATCACCAAACCGAATGCAGCATTGAGTACCTTACGCTTCATGGTATAAGAATAGTCGCCATATCTGGGAGAGACTTTGGTGCCGTGGATGAAAACTTACAGAAGTAGACAGCTATGGAGCCCGACTCTTCGATCAAATGAACGAGTCGTTCGCCTTCGAGATCTTCAATCACATCTCCACTTGGATCCTTTTGCGTGATCAACCAAGTGAGGATTTGCTCTTCTTCATAAAGATCCCCTATGAAGTGCAGAGAAGACAGACAGATCATTTAAATGATCCTCACGGACTGCTTTAGCGATTAACCTACCGGCGTATATGACTGGCTCCTTCGATGTGGGCTTGAAAAAGACGATGGCCGGCAGGGCAAAGACTCCGAACTCCTTGGCCATTTGCTTGTCGTCGATCTTCACAAAGTCAATGCCCGCCTTGTCCGCTTCATCGTCAATGTGCTCCACCTCGACGAGCACGCGGGGACACTGCTTGCATTCGTCGCTATCTAAAGTTCAGTCACGGATAAAGCTCTATAGCTCCTGCTCTCCGGCATGATCAGTACTTACAGAAGATCACGGCCACGTAGTCCGAGTTCTTGCGAATCTTCTCAAACATCTTGCGGTTGACCTGCTCGATGTGATCGGTCATCTCCATGTTGGCCGGACTGGTCAGCCAGTCGAGAacctcctcctcgtcgtcgaTGTCGCCGTCGTAGTTGATGTACTTGCCCTTGCGGAAGTAGGTCAGACCGGGGGGGTTCCTGAATCCGTACTTCTTGGCCATCAGCTTGTCGTGCATTTTCACTACATAAATGCCATACTCGGCGGCCTCGTCGTCGATTAGTTCGATGTGCCGCAGCACGCGAGGCGAGTCGGGATCGTCTTCTTTGTCTGCAATCACCATTCAGATTAATAGTGTATCGCCCAGTACGGAACTGTTCAGAATGGTTTAAGTGTTTATCTTATTGGTAGCTTGATTTTGCTTGTGTTGTTTTTGGGCAGTTACAGTTTTTAGTGGGCGCGCTTAGATAGTATATGCTTCCTACATATAGATTCCTTAGACTTAGCCTTAGCCTTTACCTTATAGCCTTTGGCTGGAAAGTATACTTACAAAATACAACCGCTAAAAAGTCTTTGGTGCCTATATATTCGAGGAGTTGATCACGATTAATAAGCTCTATGCTTTGGTCGGCCTTCTGCTCGAGAATCCAGTTGAAGACCTCTTGGTTGCTCTCCAGATTGCCTGTTTGTACAACATGGAGAAGCAATGGATGTAATTGGTATTTGTTCAAGCAGACACTTGTAGATATATCATCAGCCAATTCATGGCACATACCTGTTGGCTGCAGTTTGTCAATCAATCATGAGTTTATCTTGAATTCTATATATACAAAATTAATGGTTTCTTTGTCCTTCTTAGCCCCACCGATCGAGCTTGCCAGCTTGACCCCCACCACCCACTAGTCCATAATTTATGGCAAGCATGGTGTCTTTTTATATGGAAAAGAAATTGGTAACAAATATACATTTTCATTGTTCATATACATACGTATTCCCTTCCCACGttttaaaataattttaaattCCCTTTCGGACTGTTTGAAAGTATTTAAATCACAGATAATTCTTTTTGTTCTTTTGCTTTgacaaaaacaaccaaaaaTTGTGTGGAATTGGATTTTGATTTGGATTTGCTTAAATAAGAGAACCTAAATTCATTTGATTTCGATGGCTTTTTATTGTGAATTTTTACAATTGATTTGTGGAGCTTAGTTTTACAAAAATGTGCTTGCGGTTCTTACAATTTTCGATTTTCGATTTTCAATTTTCAGGCATTGAAAACCCGTTTGACAAAAATACATTTGCTTGATCTTGACTTTAAGGCTGCTGTTCAACGTAAAAAATAGCGGTTTACACATGTAGGATTTAGTGACAGAGTGATAGAGTTTAGCTAACATAAGTGATATAAAGATATAATATTCGGTATTTCGCCAATACCGATAACAAATATAACAGCGAGCGGTATGTTATCGCATCGCTCTCAGAAGGAAACAAACGAAACAAAATGGCTGGCTACATTGCATGCGAGGCAAGGCCATTGTTCAGCGAGAAGTCTTTGACTTTGTAACAGCTCAAAGGTTACAGTAAAATTAAGTATACGGTCTGCTCGTATCTGGCTATTGTGTCTCGTACATAAATATCTAACTACAAAATGTGTATATGTCGTAAATGGCTCTTTTATcagatatgtatatatgtgtgttgtgtgttgtgttgtgtATATAGAATAACGTGTGAGGCTCTCATCTGTACATGTTTTAGTTAAAATAGTTAACAGGTTTTGCCATTGCAAATTGTAAATTGCTTCAAAAAATATTTCTTTTGTtccgttttgtttgttttgtttcatTTCGCTTCGCTTCGTTTGATTTGGTTTGGCTTTGATTTGTTCATCTTTTGGCTTCTTTAAATTAGACTAGctacataaatatgtatgtatgtatgtaaattgTATATTGTGACAAAAAGTAGTAGTATCAAAAAGTGTACGCGCTCTTGTTATTGACAATTGCTGATTGGTTTGTTAATAACAAAGCTGTCTGGCTAAATAGTAACAAGTGAAAGTTCTCAGAAGTTTGATAGTTTTTTGTTGCACTAATTGCTTTTAGTTTGAACATCGACAAAATGCAACAAATGTTGGGGTTTAGTTCAGCTTAGAGCTACAGAACTGGGGGCGGGCCCACTCCGAAGATAGTTGTAGCGAAAATATCAAAAACATAGTTTATGTTAGTTATGTGTAcggtttttgtgtgtgtttgttcattagttgtttgtttgttttgagTTGCGTGTGATTCTGCTTTCGAAAGATCTTCTCAACGTGGAACAACGAGTTGTGTCTGCGGCTCAGAAGGACAATGTGCGGACAATGATCGGATCTGCTCGGACACCGAGGATGATATTATAGTAGCATTATGTTTATATACACACAGCCATGCGTATTCACAGGTTATTCAGTTACTGTCGTCAGTCGGCAGTCACACATTGGTGCATATAGCATTTATACAGAAACCTGTCATTGAAGGTTCTTTTGACGGCTGTACAGGCTTGGGTTTGAtggttttgttttggttttggtttggtttcgGTAGTGTTTTTTTGGTATCGGTGGAGAACAGTGCGAATACGTGCTACTGAGTATTGGGTATGGCATATCATTCAATCATACAACCACTATTCAACTGATTTAGCAACTGGCTTTACACTCAGTTAAACTGCCTTACTCCCACAGAGAGATATCCTGAAAAATGAGGTCATACAAATTTTTTAGTCGATTTTGGAAAAAATTAACGCCTGCAAGAcacaaaagagagagaaaagagAAGAGAAATAAACATATAAAGTAACGACCAAATTGTGCGTGTCTGTACGTGTCTATGTAtgggcacaacaacaacaactactaCTCGAATGAGATTGGTACAGGACAATGAGAGTGGTGCAGCCAGAGGGCTCTAGAATGGTCTGTGTCTTGGCGGTTGTGGCGGGGGTGGCGGGTGTGGATGGCACTAGTACAGTCTACAATGACTACGAGGGATAGTCCGATAGTCCGTGGACTACGTACCGGTTTTAACATTCAGCTTGCTGGACTTCTTTGACGACTTCTGCTTGGACGGCTTCTCCACCTCCTGGGactcgtcgtcgttgtcgttctGCTGGACCTTGGCGACGGGCTTCTTGCCAGCCTGCGGCTTGTTGCTGCCGCCTCCCGCCCGCTTGTTGGCATAGGACACCTTGACCAGGGGCTtgtcatcatcgtcgtcgtcgtcgtcgtcgtcatcgtcatcctcGTCATCATTGTCCTGGGTGCGCTTGGGCTGCTTCTTGGAAGGCACTGGCTTGCTAGCAGGCTCTGGCCTCCTGGCTGCTGGCTTGGTGGCCGCCGATGCGGCGAACTGGAAGTTGCCGCCGCCGACGCCGCCCGCCCGCTTGCCCTGATCGCCGTCGCTGTGTCCGATCCGCTGGGCCGTCATTTTAGGAACTTTCGTTGACTTCTCCAATTTGGTTGGACAGCATTGGAATGGTTTGTAATCGTTGGGCACGAAATTGTTGCCGCGCTTAGCTGAATGGCCGTCGTGACCCAATCCAACATAGAAACATTCGTCATCTGTGtgggcaaacaaacaaaaacatttTGTCAGATTGTTTAGTTTTAAgagatttttgttgttgctttatttttgtaaaatttatttttaaattattttttggttcACTAACAACAGAAGGTTCATTGCGATAAATCATCATCAAAAAACAGAACGTTAAAACAAGAGTGCATCAGAGTAGGCGGAAATAAGAATAAAAGTCGTCGTTAACTTGCTTTCAAAATTGTTTCTTTTCTCCAAACACCTCCGGAAATACCACACAGACAGAgagtgagtgagagagagagagacagagaaagagagcagTTAGTACGATTTCGATTCGATTTTCATTGTTTTGAAACTTGAAAATTCACAATTCAAGCTTGAAAGTTGAAAGTTGAAAATTGAAAGTTTCCTTGTTCTAGAGTATAAGAAGCGTGCTTGATGAATGGAACAgaattgaatttgaatttgaattgtTTAAACTTAATTTTCGGTTTTCGTATTATTTAGATTATACAATAGATATCACAACTAATAACTGACAAAATGCTTTTGATGCTGACTGTACAGGTATCGGATTTTCAGATATTCAGATATTCAGATATTCAGATATTTAGATATTCAGATATCGGTTCTAATTCATATTTTCATTTTCTATATCGAGTTTTTTTCTCGGGGCTGTACATTTTCGACTTAtttatgcacatatgtacatacatatattttaggAGCATCCACTGTATTTTTCActtgattgattgatttttggttgtttttgtttcatATAGACATTTTTGTAGGTCAAAGCGGGTTCGAGATTAATCATTATAATTAAACAAACAGAACGATTACTTAAAGTATTaagagaaaataaataaaccaAACAGAATAGTTATTAACACATTTTTCGTCTCGTTTAACGAACAAATTGACTTTTCCAAAATACAAAAAGGCGATAGTAAGTTCCATTGTTTAAATAATTTCAAACATTGTGTCAGCTATGATATTgaatttgttttatttttttttttcaattattCTTCAATTTTTGTTGATGTACCAAAGACTTTTAGACTTAAGAACTGAGTGAGGTTGAAGCTTCGGTTAGGGTTTAACATTCAGAGGGCAAACATTGACGGGGCTCGAGTATTTATTGGCATGACTGTGTTTCCCTCACGTGAGATGGCTTTAGCACAGAAGCTACTATGCGCTAGACGGGAGTGTATGG
It encodes the following:
- the LOC108160488 gene encoding uncharacterized protein LOC108160488 isoform X15 encodes the protein MTFTRLKTLTLLVCALLALSFPGYVNCANNKKGSQPAAAPLEPEAVIEEVNAKQLEKLLADKDYVAVFWYARSCVTCDKVLAELEKIDDDTDSFGVDFVKINDKRLAKQYGIKNFPALTYFREKEPIIYDGDLMDEEGVLDFLTSLEAMDLPDRIEEVNAKILQKIIEDTDFVAVLFYKEDDPDSPRVLRHIELIDDEAAEYGIYVVKMHDKLMAKKYGFRNPPGLTYFRKGKYINYDGDIDDEEEVLDWLTSPANMEMTDHIEQVNRKMFEKIRKNSDYVAVIFYSDECKQCPRVLVEVEHIDDEADKAGIDFVKIDDKQMAKEFGVFALPAIVFFKPTSKEPVIYAGDLYEEEQILTWLITQKDPSGDVIEDLEGERLVHLIEESGSIAVYFWNKTKCDICTSKAARKARLKKEREQHQQEGGAASAAAAFGGETDAGEAAAGGADGSAAAAASTDSSAGKHEDDADGCEQCTKVLEELENIDDDCDKHGITFVKTRDFSVADGYGVHEYPALVYFEGGIPNVFEGELSEEEEVLQWLITQKTEDRIELITRQMLETMVEETQYLAVYFLPPERKGKQPAFCRSFCSPSSLKESNLTTTTTTKHSSSQFVQSYISRKRKRIQKQDKINCNICDQILEGLELIDDECDVFGIHMVKIQDPQLAKRYSIKTFPALVYFRNGNPLLFEGDLQNEQSVLEWLIDDDNRELADEIEEVNERMLDRLMAESTLLVVFFYDDDCAECEEILEDLEEIDGEADMFGIDFVKIASIEAAKKYEIVNIPSLVYYRKQVPVLYDGDMHQHDKVITWLTSQDVFEIKNEIEEVNRKMLDKLLEENEFLSVFFYEHNHPDSIASLEKLENIDSETDNLDITFVKMADSRYAKKWGVTKLPAMVYFRRRFPSIYRGDLLSEDEVLEWLRKNRFRQPELNIFMYALIALALAFVIYTAFLLQCFKPAPPPPVQHPKQS
- the LOC108160488 gene encoding uncharacterized protein LOC108160488 isoform X10, with the translated sequence MTFTRLKTLTLLVCALLALSFPGYVNCANNKKGSQPAAAPLEPEAVIEEVNAKQLEKLLADKDYVAVFWYARSCVTCDKVLAELEKIDDDTDSFGVDFVKINDKRLAKQYGIKNFPALTYFREKEPIIYDGDLMDEEGVLDFLTSLEAMDLPDRIEEVNAKILQKIIEDTDFVAVLFYDKDQKKSQKILAELENIDDECDQNDIAFVKIDDDKEAKEWGIDEIPSIVLFERGIPHIYEGDLMKEDELLGWLVHQKRYSEIPEVTDEMKDKLVENTEHLAVIFYDKDDKQDMRILNELENIDDELEKEGIVIVRIDNAAEAKEYGLDHLPALIYFENKIPALYEGDLMNEDEVLEWLLVQKKTATIEEVTDEILVNLINEHEYVVVFFTGPCEPGETCDHTLNALETIDDELDEAGIIFVTTEDTGVAKKYNVKTYPRLVFFRNRDPLHFTGDLDDEDEVLAWITDDETLEIPGKIEEVNVKMLDKILAENDHVVVFFYVEGDKKAQKILNELENIDDECEEKDIDFVKTSDDDIDKEYDLPGLPALAFYRHKFRTIYTGDLMKEEEILEWVIDLHESTADVIESVDRKTLQVLINDVEHLAVFFYDDECESCSDILDELENIDDDTDKHGIQFVKSNDVKLAHEIGIFAFPALVYYETGVPIMYDGNLESNQEVFNWILEQKADQSIELINRDQLLEYIGTKDFLAVVFYKEDDPDSPRVLRHIELIDDEAAEYGIYVVKMHDKLMAKKYGFRNPPGLTYFRKGKYINYDGDIDDEEEVLDWLTSPANMEMTDHIEQVNRKMFEKIRKNSDYVAVIFYSDECKQCPRVLVEVEHIDDEADKAGIDFVKIDDKQMAKEFGVFALPAIVFFKPTSKEPVIYAGDLYEEEQILTWLITQKDPSGDVIEDLEGERLVHLIEESGSIAVYFYADGCEQCTKVLEELENIDDDCDKHGITFVKTRDFSVADGYGVHEYPALVYFEGGIPNVFEGELSEEEEVLQWLITQKTEDRIELITRQMLETMVEETQYLAVYFYKINCNICDQILEGLELIDDECDVFGIHMVKIQDPQLAKRYSIKTFPALVYFRNGNPLLFEGDLQNEQSVLEWLIDDDNRELADEIEEVNERMLDRLMAESTLLVVFFYDDDCAECEEILEDLEEIDGEADMFGIDFVKIASIEAAKKYEIVNIPSLVYYRKQVPVLYDGDMHQHDKVITWLTSQDVFEIKNEIEEVNRKMLDKLLEENEFLSVFFYEHNHPDSIASLEKLENIDSETDNLDITFVKMADSRYAKKWGVTKLPAMVYFRRRFPSIYRGDLLSEDEVLEWLRKNRFRQPELNIFMYALIALALAFVIYTAFLLQCFKPAPPPPVQHPKQS